From Echeneis naucrates chromosome 7, fEcheNa1.1, whole genome shotgun sequence, one genomic window encodes:
- the peds1 gene encoding plasmanylethanolamine desaturase 1, with protein sequence MASMVNQNGRGGETQAPEPQGPGRGAARWGPQHAGARELATLYSPGKRCQEWISVVFCFSLMAFNFIHLLANFHLGHLWYILLGIVAGILTADFASGVVHWAADTWGSVDLPIFGKAFIRPFREHHIDPTAITRHDFIETNGDNCMLTIVPLANMAFNFLTLSPAEIYHIYPWYCYLFALAIFVTLTNQIHKWSHTYFGLPRWVVILQDCHIILPRKHHRIHHVSPHETYFCITTGWLNYPLEKLGFWRNLEDLIQGVTGEKPRADDLKWAQKVK encoded by the exons ATGGCGAGTATGGTGAACCAGAACGGGCGTGGAGGAGAAACACAGGCCCCCGAGCCCCAGGGACCGGGCCGGGGAGCGGCCAGGTGGGGCCCGCAGCACGCCGGTGCCCGCGAGCTGGCTACTCTGTACTCGCCAG GCAAAAGATGTCAAGAATGGATAAGTGTTgtcttctgcttctctctcatgGCCTTCAATTTCATTCACCTCCTTGCCAATTTCCATCTGGGGCATTTGTGGTACATTCTGTTGGGCATTG TGGCAGGAATACTCACGGCAGACTTTGCGTCTGGAGTTGTTCACTGGGCAGCTGATACGTGGGGGTCAGTGGATCTGCCCATCTTTGGAAAG GCTTTTATACGACCATTTAGAGAGCACCACATTGACCCCACAGCCATCACCCGTCACGACTTTATTGAGACCAATGGTGACAACTGCATGCTGACCATAGTCCCTCTAGCAAACATGGCCTTCAACTTCCTCACCCTCTCGCCTG ctgaaatTTACCACATATACCCCTGGTACTGCTACTTGTTTGCACTAGCCATATTTGTGACGCTTACCAACCAGATTCACAAGTGGTCGCACACGTACTTTGGCCTACCTCGGTGGGTTGTGATCTTACAGGACTGCCACATCATCCTTCCCCGCAAGCACCACCGCATCCATCACGTCTCACCCCATGAGACGTACTTTTGTATCACGACAG GTTGGCTGAACTATCCCCTGGAGAAGCTGGGTTTCTGGAGGAACCTGGAGGATCTTATTCAGGGTGTGACAGGAGAGAAGCCCAGGGCGGACGACCTGAAATGGGCTCAAAAAGTCAAGTAA
- the cebpb gene encoding CCAAT/enhancer-binding protein beta isoform X2 — protein MEVAGFYDEGSFAIHSRDSIIGPIGGGSYWRLGDSMSELGIEERERAIDFSVYLDSALHCPQLAQQQQQQQQQQGDVFSDFLAENKIKRVAAFHNYKNYSLLNELESSHCDNLRDPREPYSLGYTELQETRVDSVLSPELAESPDRDDSREDAKMENGSSGFDMRSYFHYQSTSGSLGNISTASSTCSSPPGTPAPSGKSRSPSHGGKMSSGKSKKRLDKDSEEYRLRRERNNLAVRKSRDKAKMRNLETQHKVLELAAENDRLQKRVEQLSRELATLRNLLSATGQC, from the exons ATGGAAGTGGCCGGTTTCTACGACGAGGGGAGCTTTGCCATCCATAGTAGAGACAGCATCATCGGTCCCATCGGCGGCGGCTCTTACTGGAGGCTCGGCGACTCGATGTCGGAGCTGGGCATTGAAGAGCGGGAGAGAGCGATAGACTTCAGCGTTTACCTGGACTCCGCTTTGCACTGTCCGCAGCTGGCG cagcagcagcagcagcagcagcagcagcagggggacGTTTTCTCTGATTTCCTGGCGGAGAACAAGATCAAGAGAGTTGCAGCTTTTCACAACTACAAGAACTACTCGCTTTTGAACGAGCTGGAGTCGAGTCACTGCGACAACTTGCGGGACCCCCGGGAGCCGTACTCGCTGGGCTACACGGAGCTGCAGGAGACCCGGGTGGACAGCGTCCTCAGCCCCGAGCTGGCCGAGAGCC CCGACAGAGACGACAGCCGGGAAGACGCAAAGATGGAAAACGGGTCGTCCGGCTTCGACATGAGGTCCTACTTCCATTACCAGTCCACCAGCGGCAGCCTGGGAAACATCTCCACCGCGTCCTCGACCTGCTCCAGCCCGCCCGGCACACCTGCCCCGTCAGGTAAAAGCAGGTCGCCGTCGCACGGCGGAAAAATGTCCAGCGGCAAATCCAAGAAGCGCCTGGACAAGGACAGTGAAGAGTACAggctgaggagggagaggaacaaCCTGGCCGTGAGGAAGAGCCGGGATAAAGCCAAAATGCGCAACTTGGAGACTCAACACAAAGTGCTGGAACTGGCTGCAGAGAACGACCGTTTACAGAAACGCGTGGAGCAGCTTTCCAGAGAGCTGGCCACCCTGCGCAACCTGCTCTCTGCCACCGGACAATGTTAG
- the cebpb gene encoding CCAAT/enhancer-binding protein beta isoform X1 — MEVAGFYDEGSFAIHSRDSIIGPIGGGSYWRLGDSMSELGIEERERAIDFSVYLDSALHCPQLAAQTQTQTQTQQQAQQQQQQQQQQQQGDVFSDFLAENKIKRVAAFHNYKNYSLLNELESSHCDNLRDPREPYSLGYTELQETRVDSVLSPELAESRYRAAAAAAAAAAAAAAADRDDSREDAKMENGSSGFDMRSYFHYQSTSGSLGNISTASSTCSSPPGTPAPSGKSRSPSHGGKMSSGKSKKRLDKDSEEYRLRRERNNLAVRKSRDKAKMRNLETQHKVLELAAENDRLQKRVEQLSRELATLRNLLSATGQC, encoded by the coding sequence ATGGAAGTGGCCGGTTTCTACGACGAGGGGAGCTTTGCCATCCATAGTAGAGACAGCATCATCGGTCCCATCGGCGGCGGCTCTTACTGGAGGCTCGGCGACTCGATGTCGGAGCTGGGCATTGAAGAGCGGGAGAGAGCGATAGACTTCAGCGTTTACCTGGACTCCGCTTTGCACTGTCCGCAGCTGGCGGCGCAGACGCAGACGCAGACGCAGACGCAGCAGCaggcgcagcagcagcagcagcagcagcagcagcagcagcagggggacGTTTTCTCTGATTTCCTGGCGGAGAACAAGATCAAGAGAGTTGCAGCTTTTCACAACTACAAGAACTACTCGCTTTTGAACGAGCTGGAGTCGAGTCACTGCGACAACTTGCGGGACCCCCGGGAGCCGTACTCGCTGGGCTACACGGAGCTGCAGGAGACCCGGGTGGACAGCGTCCTCAGCCCCGAGCTGGCCGAGAGCCGCTACcgagccgccgccgccgccgccgcagcagcagccgcagcagccgCAGCCGACAGAGACGACAGCCGGGAAGACGCAAAGATGGAAAACGGGTCGTCCGGCTTCGACATGAGGTCCTACTTCCATTACCAGTCCACCAGCGGCAGCCTGGGAAACATCTCCACCGCGTCCTCGACCTGCTCCAGCCCGCCCGGCACACCTGCCCCGTCAGGTAAAAGCAGGTCGCCGTCGCACGGCGGAAAAATGTCCAGCGGCAAATCCAAGAAGCGCCTGGACAAGGACAGTGAAGAGTACAggctgaggagggagaggaacaaCCTGGCCGTGAGGAAGAGCCGGGATAAAGCCAAAATGCGCAACTTGGAGACTCAACACAAAGTGCTGGAACTGGCTGCAGAGAACGACCGTTTACAGAAACGCGTGGAGCAGCTTTCCAGAGAGCTGGCCACCCTGCGCAACCTGCTCTCTGCCACCGGACAATGTTAG
- the ptpn1 gene encoding tyrosine-protein phosphatase non-receptor type 1 — translation MEAEFREIDENGSWSRVYQEIRQQSCDLPCKVAKLPENKSRNRYRDVSPFDHSRIRLQLGANDYINASLITVEEAQRNYILTQGPLPITCGHFWEMVWEQRSRGVVMLNRVIEKGSIKCAQYWPQREENDAIFEDTNFKLTLVSEDIKSYYTVRQLELENVSTQETREILHFHYTTWPDFGVPESPASFLNFLFKVRESGCLNSDQGPVVVHCSAGIGRSGTFCLVDTCLLLMSIRKNPSSVRIRDVLLEMRRYRMGLIQTADQLRFSYLAVNEGAKYIKGDTSLQESWKELSNEEDDPPEFSPPPPIPPPRDPHNGKAEPSFFPQSDEIIRPVETRSLGSSRESELRKRNVDAPQPPPDVGDQLHGHTGSQDLTSKAPTKPQQHEAQEEEAPARAAEQPKESSAVPGTWSPLLANVCLCTALAFSAYVCYRAYFH, via the exons ATGGAAGCCGAGTTTCGGGAAATCGATGAAAACGGGAGCTGGAGCCGAGTCTACCAG GAGATTCGTCAACAGTCATGTGACCTCCCCTGCAAGGTTGCCAAATTACCTGAAAACAAGAGTCGGAACCGTTACAGAGATGTTAGTCCAT tTGACCACAGCAGAATACGCCTGCAGCTGGGTGCGAATGACTACATTAATGCCAGCCTAATAACAGTAGAGGAGGCGCAGAGGAACTACATCCTCACTCAG gGACCCCTTCCAATTACATGTGGCCACTTCTGGGAGATGGTGTGGGAGCAGAGGAGCCGCGGTGTGGTGATGCTGAACCGCGTCATAGAGAAAGGATCG ATTAAATGTGCCCAATACTGGCCACAGAGGGAGGAGAATGACGCCATTTTTGAAGATACAAATTTCAAGCTTACCCTCGTGTCTGAAGACATTAAATCTTACTACACAGTCCGTCAGCTCGAGCTGGAAAATGTGTCT ACTCAAGAGACTCGtgagattttacattttcactacACCACCTGGCCCGACTTTGGCGTACCAGAGTCTCCCGCCTCTTTTCTTAACTTCCTGTTCAAGGTGCGAGAGTCCGGCTGCCTAAACTCCGACCAGGGGCCCGTGGTGGTCCACTGCAGCGCCGGCATCGGCCGTTCGGGGACCTTTTGTCTTGTGGACACCTGCCTCTTACTG ATGTCCATCCGGAAGAACCCGTCTTCTGTGCGTATTCGAGACGTGCTGCTGGAGATGCGGCGCTATCGAATGGGCTTGATTCAGACTGCAGATCAACTTCGCTTCTCCTACCTCGCTGTCAATGAAGGTGCCAAATATATCAAGGGAGACACATCTCTGCAG GAGTCATGGAAAGAGCTCTCCAATGAGGAAGACGATCCTCCAGAGttcagccctcctcctcctattcCTCCTCCAAGAGACCCCCATAATGGGAAAGCTGAACCATCCTTTTTCCCTCAAAGTGATGAAATAATCCGACCCGTGGAAACGCGGAGCCTTGG CTCCTCACGAGAGTCGGAGCTGCGAAAGAGGAACGTGGATGCCCCGCAGCCGCCTCCTGATGTTGGTGACCAGCTTCACGGCCACACAGGAAGCCAAGATCTTACTTCCAAAGCTCCAACCAAACCCCAGCAGCATGAggcccaggaggaggaggcgccGGCCAGGGCGGCGGAGCAGCCAAAGGAAAGCTCTGCTGTGCCGGGGACCTGGTCCCCTCTACTAGCCAACGTGTGCCTGTGCACGGCGCTGGCTTTCAGTGCTTATGTCTGTTATCGAGCCTATTTCCACTGA
- the klhl12 gene encoding kelch-like protein 12 isoform X1, which produces MCSYSYCLPVVEKVFKSFNDSLSNLRSLRESQGSMAPKDIMTNSHAKSILNAMNSLRKSNTLCDITLRVENTDFPAHRIVLAACSDYFCAMFTSELAEKGKSFVDIQGLNASTMEILLDFVYTETVLVTVENVQELLPAACLLQLKGVKRACCDFLESQLDPSNCLGIRDFAETHNCLDLMQAAELFSQKHFSEVVQHEEFMLLSQTEVEKLIKCDEIQVDSEEPVFEAVLNWVKHNRKEREPYLPDMLEFVRMPLLTPRYITDVIDAEPLIRCSLPCRDLVDEAKKFHLRPELRSEMQGPRTQARLGAKEVLLVIGGFGSQQSPIDIVEKYDPKTQEWSFLPNIARKRRYVATVSLHDRVYVIGGYDGRSRLSSVECLDYTADEDGVWYTVATMNVRRGLAGATTLGDMIYVAGGFDGSRRHTSMERYDPNIDQWSMLGDMQTAREGAGLVVASGLIYCLGGYDGLNILNSVERYDPHTGHWTSVTPMATKRSGAGVALLNDHIYVVGGFDGVSHLDSVEVYNIRTDYWTTVASMTTPRCYVGATVLRGRLYAIAGYDGNSLLSSIECYDPVIDSWEVVTSMATQRCDAGVCVLREK; this is translated from the exons ATGTGCAGCTATAGTTATTGCCTCCCAGTGGTCGAAAAAGTGTTCAAATCTTTTAACG ATTCCTTGAGCAATTTGAGATCACTGAGAGAATCTCAAGGTAGCATGGCTCCCAAAGACATCATGACCAATTCCCATGCCAAATCCATCCTCAATGCAATGAACTCGCTTCGCAAGAGCAACACACTCTGCGATATCACTCTGAGGGTGGAGAACACAGATTTTCCAGCTCACCGGATCGTCTTAGCTGCCTGCAGTGACTACTTTTGTGCCATGTTCACCAGCGAG CTTGCAGAGAAAGGTAAATCTTTTGTCGACATTCAGGGGCTCAATGCGTCAACTATGGAGATCCTGTTGGACTTTGTCTACACAGAGACAGTGCTAGTCACTGTGGAGAATGTACAAGAACTGCTCCCAGCAGCGTGCCTGCTGCAGCTTAAAG GGGTGAAAAGAGCATGTTGTGATTTTTTGGAGAGTCAGCTTGATCCCTCCAACTGTCTGGGTATTCGTGACTTTGCCGAAACTCACAATTGCCTTGACCTGATGCAGGCCGCCGAGCTTTTTTCCCAAAAGCATTTCTCCGAGGTGGTACAGCATGAAGAGTTCATGCTGCTCAGCCAGACAGAAGTGGAAAAGCTAATAAAATGTGACGAAATCCAG GTGGACTCAGAGGAGCCAGTATTTGAAGCCGTGTTAAACTGGGTCAAACACAACCGAAAAGAGCGAGAGCCCTATCTGCCCGACATGCTCGAGTTTGTTCGAATGCCGCTGCTGACCCCACGTTACATCACAGATGTCATTGATGCTGAG CCGCTCATTCGGTGTAGCCTGCCATGTCGAGACCTTGTTGATGAGGCCAAGAAATTCCACTTAAGACCGGAGCTGAGGAGTGAAATGCAGGGCCCACGCACACAAGCCAGATTAG GTGCCAAAGAAGTCCTGTTGGTCATCGGTGGATTTGGCAGCCAACAATCACCAATAGACATAGTTGAGAAATATGATCCAAAAACACAAGAATGGAGCTTCCTTCCT AATATTGCACGGAAAAGGCGTTACGTTGCCACGGTGTCTCTACACGATCGAGTCTATGTGATTGGAGGCTATGATGGTCGGTCGAGGCTCAGCTCTGTGGAGTGCCTGGATTACACAGCTGACGAAGACGGCGTTTGGTACACTGTCGCCACCATGAATGTGCGTCGAGGCCTTGCGGGAGCCACAACACTCGGAG ACATGATCTATGTTGCTGGGGGTTTCGATGGTAGCCGGCGTCACACCAGCATGGAACGATACGACCCAAACATTGACCAGTGGAGCATGCTTGGAGATATGCAGACAGCAAGAGAAGGAGCAGGTCTGGTGGTGGCCAGCGGACTTATATACTGTCTAG GTGGATACGATGGACTGAATATCCTGAATTCGGTGGAACGGTATGACCCACACACAGGCCACTGGACCAGTGTGACACCCATGGCCACCAAGCGTTCAG GGGCTGGTGTGGCTTTACTCAATGATCATATCTATGTAGTCGGTGGCTTTGATGGTGTTTCACACCTCGACTCTGTGGAAGTCTACAACATCAGAACAGACTATTGGACCACTGTAGCCAGTATGACAACGCCACGATGTTACGTAGGAGCAACTGTTCTCCGAGGACGTCTCTACGCCATCGCTGG ATATGATGGGAACTCACTTCTCAGCAGTATTGAATGTTACGACCCGGTTATCGACTCCTGGGAGGTTGTTACTTCGATGGCGACGCAGCGCTGCGATGCAGGCGTCTGTGTTCTACGGGAAAAATGA
- the klhl12 gene encoding kelch-like protein 12 isoform X2: MAPKDIMTNSHAKSILNAMNSLRKSNTLCDITLRVENTDFPAHRIVLAACSDYFCAMFTSELAEKGKSFVDIQGLNASTMEILLDFVYTETVLVTVENVQELLPAACLLQLKGVKRACCDFLESQLDPSNCLGIRDFAETHNCLDLMQAAELFSQKHFSEVVQHEEFMLLSQTEVEKLIKCDEIQVDSEEPVFEAVLNWVKHNRKEREPYLPDMLEFVRMPLLTPRYITDVIDAEPLIRCSLPCRDLVDEAKKFHLRPELRSEMQGPRTQARLGAKEVLLVIGGFGSQQSPIDIVEKYDPKTQEWSFLPNIARKRRYVATVSLHDRVYVIGGYDGRSRLSSVECLDYTADEDGVWYTVATMNVRRGLAGATTLGDMIYVAGGFDGSRRHTSMERYDPNIDQWSMLGDMQTAREGAGLVVASGLIYCLGGYDGLNILNSVERYDPHTGHWTSVTPMATKRSGAGVALLNDHIYVVGGFDGVSHLDSVEVYNIRTDYWTTVASMTTPRCYVGATVLRGRLYAIAGYDGNSLLSSIECYDPVIDSWEVVTSMATQRCDAGVCVLREK, translated from the exons ATGGCTCCCAAAGACATCATGACCAATTCCCATGCCAAATCCATCCTCAATGCAATGAACTCGCTTCGCAAGAGCAACACACTCTGCGATATCACTCTGAGGGTGGAGAACACAGATTTTCCAGCTCACCGGATCGTCTTAGCTGCCTGCAGTGACTACTTTTGTGCCATGTTCACCAGCGAG CTTGCAGAGAAAGGTAAATCTTTTGTCGACATTCAGGGGCTCAATGCGTCAACTATGGAGATCCTGTTGGACTTTGTCTACACAGAGACAGTGCTAGTCACTGTGGAGAATGTACAAGAACTGCTCCCAGCAGCGTGCCTGCTGCAGCTTAAAG GGGTGAAAAGAGCATGTTGTGATTTTTTGGAGAGTCAGCTTGATCCCTCCAACTGTCTGGGTATTCGTGACTTTGCCGAAACTCACAATTGCCTTGACCTGATGCAGGCCGCCGAGCTTTTTTCCCAAAAGCATTTCTCCGAGGTGGTACAGCATGAAGAGTTCATGCTGCTCAGCCAGACAGAAGTGGAAAAGCTAATAAAATGTGACGAAATCCAG GTGGACTCAGAGGAGCCAGTATTTGAAGCCGTGTTAAACTGGGTCAAACACAACCGAAAAGAGCGAGAGCCCTATCTGCCCGACATGCTCGAGTTTGTTCGAATGCCGCTGCTGACCCCACGTTACATCACAGATGTCATTGATGCTGAG CCGCTCATTCGGTGTAGCCTGCCATGTCGAGACCTTGTTGATGAGGCCAAGAAATTCCACTTAAGACCGGAGCTGAGGAGTGAAATGCAGGGCCCACGCACACAAGCCAGATTAG GTGCCAAAGAAGTCCTGTTGGTCATCGGTGGATTTGGCAGCCAACAATCACCAATAGACATAGTTGAGAAATATGATCCAAAAACACAAGAATGGAGCTTCCTTCCT AATATTGCACGGAAAAGGCGTTACGTTGCCACGGTGTCTCTACACGATCGAGTCTATGTGATTGGAGGCTATGATGGTCGGTCGAGGCTCAGCTCTGTGGAGTGCCTGGATTACACAGCTGACGAAGACGGCGTTTGGTACACTGTCGCCACCATGAATGTGCGTCGAGGCCTTGCGGGAGCCACAACACTCGGAG ACATGATCTATGTTGCTGGGGGTTTCGATGGTAGCCGGCGTCACACCAGCATGGAACGATACGACCCAAACATTGACCAGTGGAGCATGCTTGGAGATATGCAGACAGCAAGAGAAGGAGCAGGTCTGGTGGTGGCCAGCGGACTTATATACTGTCTAG GTGGATACGATGGACTGAATATCCTGAATTCGGTGGAACGGTATGACCCACACACAGGCCACTGGACCAGTGTGACACCCATGGCCACCAAGCGTTCAG GGGCTGGTGTGGCTTTACTCAATGATCATATCTATGTAGTCGGTGGCTTTGATGGTGTTTCACACCTCGACTCTGTGGAAGTCTACAACATCAGAACAGACTATTGGACCACTGTAGCCAGTATGACAACGCCACGATGTTACGTAGGAGCAACTGTTCTCCGAGGACGTCTCTACGCCATCGCTGG ATATGATGGGAACTCACTTCTCAGCAGTATTGAATGTTACGACCCGGTTATCGACTCCTGGGAGGTTGTTACTTCGATGGCGACGCAGCGCTGCGATGCAGGCGTCTGTGTTCTACGGGAAAAATGA
- the klhl12 gene encoding kelch-like protein 12 isoform X3 translates to MVHLVVVLQLAEKGKSFVDIQGLNASTMEILLDFVYTETVLVTVENVQELLPAACLLQLKGVKRACCDFLESQLDPSNCLGIRDFAETHNCLDLMQAAELFSQKHFSEVVQHEEFMLLSQTEVEKLIKCDEIQVDSEEPVFEAVLNWVKHNRKEREPYLPDMLEFVRMPLLTPRYITDVIDAEPLIRCSLPCRDLVDEAKKFHLRPELRSEMQGPRTQARLGAKEVLLVIGGFGSQQSPIDIVEKYDPKTQEWSFLPNIARKRRYVATVSLHDRVYVIGGYDGRSRLSSVECLDYTADEDGVWYTVATMNVRRGLAGATTLGDMIYVAGGFDGSRRHTSMERYDPNIDQWSMLGDMQTAREGAGLVVASGLIYCLGGYDGLNILNSVERYDPHTGHWTSVTPMATKRSGAGVALLNDHIYVVGGFDGVSHLDSVEVYNIRTDYWTTVASMTTPRCYVGATVLRGRLYAIAGYDGNSLLSSIECYDPVIDSWEVVTSMATQRCDAGVCVLREK, encoded by the exons ATGGTCCATCTTGTTGTGGTTCTCCAGCTTGCAGAGAAAGGTAAATCTTTTGTCGACATTCAGGGGCTCAATGCGTCAACTATGGAGATCCTGTTGGACTTTGTCTACACAGAGACAGTGCTAGTCACTGTGGAGAATGTACAAGAACTGCTCCCAGCAGCGTGCCTGCTGCAGCTTAAAG GGGTGAAAAGAGCATGTTGTGATTTTTTGGAGAGTCAGCTTGATCCCTCCAACTGTCTGGGTATTCGTGACTTTGCCGAAACTCACAATTGCCTTGACCTGATGCAGGCCGCCGAGCTTTTTTCCCAAAAGCATTTCTCCGAGGTGGTACAGCATGAAGAGTTCATGCTGCTCAGCCAGACAGAAGTGGAAAAGCTAATAAAATGTGACGAAATCCAG GTGGACTCAGAGGAGCCAGTATTTGAAGCCGTGTTAAACTGGGTCAAACACAACCGAAAAGAGCGAGAGCCCTATCTGCCCGACATGCTCGAGTTTGTTCGAATGCCGCTGCTGACCCCACGTTACATCACAGATGTCATTGATGCTGAG CCGCTCATTCGGTGTAGCCTGCCATGTCGAGACCTTGTTGATGAGGCCAAGAAATTCCACTTAAGACCGGAGCTGAGGAGTGAAATGCAGGGCCCACGCACACAAGCCAGATTAG GTGCCAAAGAAGTCCTGTTGGTCATCGGTGGATTTGGCAGCCAACAATCACCAATAGACATAGTTGAGAAATATGATCCAAAAACACAAGAATGGAGCTTCCTTCCT AATATTGCACGGAAAAGGCGTTACGTTGCCACGGTGTCTCTACACGATCGAGTCTATGTGATTGGAGGCTATGATGGTCGGTCGAGGCTCAGCTCTGTGGAGTGCCTGGATTACACAGCTGACGAAGACGGCGTTTGGTACACTGTCGCCACCATGAATGTGCGTCGAGGCCTTGCGGGAGCCACAACACTCGGAG ACATGATCTATGTTGCTGGGGGTTTCGATGGTAGCCGGCGTCACACCAGCATGGAACGATACGACCCAAACATTGACCAGTGGAGCATGCTTGGAGATATGCAGACAGCAAGAGAAGGAGCAGGTCTGGTGGTGGCCAGCGGACTTATATACTGTCTAG GTGGATACGATGGACTGAATATCCTGAATTCGGTGGAACGGTATGACCCACACACAGGCCACTGGACCAGTGTGACACCCATGGCCACCAAGCGTTCAG GGGCTGGTGTGGCTTTACTCAATGATCATATCTATGTAGTCGGTGGCTTTGATGGTGTTTCACACCTCGACTCTGTGGAAGTCTACAACATCAGAACAGACTATTGGACCACTGTAGCCAGTATGACAACGCCACGATGTTACGTAGGAGCAACTGTTCTCCGAGGACGTCTCTACGCCATCGCTGG ATATGATGGGAACTCACTTCTCAGCAGTATTGAATGTTACGACCCGGTTATCGACTCCTGGGAGGTTGTTACTTCGATGGCGACGCAGCGCTGCGATGCAGGCGTCTGTGTTCTACGGGAAAAATGA